From a region of the Streptomyces sp. NBC_01244 genome:
- a CDS encoding 4-hydroxyphenylacetate 3-hydroxylase family protein: MGQVPITDQSAVEAPNDLMTGDSYLESLRDGRQVFVDGELVKDVTTHPAFANAARSTAHLYDALHHPDTKDLMTTVDRYTGYRVHRFFTPAHSPEELVKARDAIEHWARLSYGFMNRTPDYKASFMAGLAVTHDFYEPFGDNARAWYEKYARQGLSISHAIVNPPVDRNKPAHEIRDVYLKVVEEREDGIVVEGAKLMATASALSNVAFVGQIHLANLEKGKAEDMALAFMAPLNTPGMKVVCRTSYESKATSPFDNPLSSRFDENDAVLVFDKAFIPWENVLIYRDTEKIHQYFPRSGLLSRGFFQGAIRMSVKLEFMAGILDKGTRINGTDGFRGVQAGLGELLAWRHQTWAVTSAMALDPEAGPAGTVLPRMDYSAGYRALAPLSWERTHRFFEEHLAGALLMTPSSGKDLQNPELRPLLDRYYRGTGATAEERTKLFKLAWDAIGTEFGARHELYELNYAGGPDQVRLDTLNWSRGAGLLDNYGDLVQRAMDDYDLDGWTRGRWAQDN; encoded by the coding sequence ATGGGTCAGGTCCCGATAACGGATCAGTCGGCCGTCGAGGCTCCGAACGACCTCATGACGGGCGACTCCTACCTGGAGAGCCTGCGTGACGGCCGCCAGGTCTTCGTGGACGGCGAGCTCGTCAAGGACGTGACGACGCACCCGGCCTTCGCCAATGCCGCGAGGTCGACGGCGCACCTCTACGACGCGCTCCACCACCCGGACACCAAGGACCTGATGACGACGGTCGACCGGTACACGGGGTACCGCGTCCACCGCTTCTTCACCCCGGCGCACTCGCCCGAGGAGCTCGTCAAGGCCCGTGACGCCATCGAGCACTGGGCCCGCCTGAGCTACGGCTTCATGAACCGCACGCCCGACTACAAGGCGTCGTTCATGGCCGGCCTGGCCGTCACCCACGACTTCTACGAGCCCTTCGGCGACAACGCCCGCGCCTGGTACGAGAAGTACGCCCGCCAGGGCCTCTCGATCAGCCACGCGATCGTCAACCCGCCGGTCGACCGCAACAAGCCGGCGCACGAGATCCGCGACGTCTACCTGAAGGTCGTCGAGGAGCGCGAGGACGGCATCGTCGTCGAGGGCGCCAAGCTCATGGCCACCGCCTCGGCGCTGAGCAACGTCGCCTTCGTCGGCCAGATCCACCTGGCCAACCTCGAAAAGGGCAAGGCCGAGGACATGGCGCTGGCCTTCATGGCCCCGCTGAACACCCCGGGCATGAAGGTCGTCTGCCGCACCTCCTACGAGTCCAAGGCCACCAGCCCGTTCGACAACCCGCTCTCCAGCCGGTTCGACGAGAACGACGCGGTGCTGGTCTTCGACAAGGCCTTCATCCCGTGGGAGAACGTCCTGATCTACCGGGACACCGAGAAGATCCACCAGTACTTCCCGCGCTCCGGCCTGCTCTCCCGCGGCTTCTTCCAGGGCGCGATCCGCATGTCGGTCAAGCTCGAGTTCATGGCGGGGATCCTCGACAAGGGCACCCGCATCAACGGCACCGACGGCTTCCGCGGAGTCCAGGCCGGCCTCGGCGAGCTGCTCGCCTGGCGCCACCAGACCTGGGCCGTCACCAGCGCCATGGCCCTGGACCCGGAGGCCGGCCCGGCCGGCACCGTCCTGCCGCGCATGGACTACTCGGCCGGCTACCGGGCCCTCGCCCCGCTCAGCTGGGAGCGCACGCACCGCTTCTTCGAGGAGCACCTCGCGGGCGCGCTGCTGATGACCCCCTCCAGCGGCAAGGACCTGCAGAACCCCGAGCTGCGCCCGCTGCTCGACCGCTACTACCGCGGCACCGGCGCCACCGCCGAGGAGCGCACCAAGCTCTTCAAGCTGGCCTGGGACGCGATCGGCACCGAGTTCGGCGCCCGCCACGAGCTGTACGAGCTCAACTACGCCGGCGGTCCCGACCAGGTGCGCCTCGACACCCTGAACTGGTCGCGCGGAGCCGGTCTGCTCGACAACTACGGCGACCTCGTCCAGAGGGCCATGGACGACTACGACCTCGACGGCTGGACCCGCGGCCGCTGGGCCCAGGACAACTGA
- a CDS encoding flavin reductase family protein, translating to MNHDLRDVMRSFATGVCVVSTYTDQDGVRTHNAITVNSLTSVSLEPPLVSLSFRHDSEFFAELLRTGVVGISILGAEGESTARAFARRRPERDQALTEVAGAPGEATGTLLFDAAAWMECSLRDHVVAGDHVMVIGEVLAMGARETQTPLIFLQGGFHRFELEQV from the coding sequence ATGAACCACGACCTGCGCGACGTGATGCGTTCCTTCGCCACCGGGGTGTGCGTCGTCAGCACCTACACCGACCAGGACGGCGTGCGCACGCACAACGCGATCACCGTCAACTCGCTCACCTCCGTCTCCCTGGAACCACCGCTGGTGTCCCTGAGCTTCCGTCACGACTCGGAGTTCTTCGCCGAGCTGCTGCGGACCGGTGTCGTCGGGATCTCGATCCTCGGCGCCGAGGGCGAGTCGACCGCCCGAGCCTTCGCGCGCCGGCGGCCCGAGCGCGACCAGGCGCTGACCGAGGTGGCCGGAGCGCCGGGCGAGGCCACCGGGACGCTCCTGTTCGACGCGGCGGCCTGGATGGAGTGCAGCCTGCGCGACCACGTGGTGGCCGGCGACCACGTGATGGTCATCGGCGAAGTCCTCGCCATGGGTGCCCGCGAGACCCAGACCCCCCTGATCTTCCTTCAGGGCGGATTCCACAGATTCGAACTGGAACAGGTGTGA
- a CDS encoding FAD/NAD(P)-binding protein, giving the protein MSRGFSIGIVGGGAAAVCLIDALSRTQSEPGSLTVFEPSPHLWRGRAYQVDTETLKVNATPDDMSVRAGDLRHFENWLETRDKVIGVRTGVDRWSGSRFAPRTVYGEYLEQTAYAALGELRRQGWRVDLVGEGVTSASRAANRVLLRTGNGRARAFDYAILCVGGDSPKDVYGLGDTPGFVGDPYPIVNKLADVGEREHVAIIGSGLTAIDIILSLAAQGHQGKISLLSRRGVLPGVRQKAVPFELRHFTPHRMEELAAIHPEVTLEDIATIMRAEFRDVGADLDAVVSEIIRVDLEDPVDRLRRQIEEVDSPHMGLRILQRAVPETGPDVWPMLREQDKVQLLRAHYRTIMSLCCPMPPGSAGVLLDLVEADKLEIVAGLQNITPHPEAGFDVVTAEGHDFTADRVISAVNASEGRIPTSAAPLVTSLMRSRVASRHPHGGLHIARPTSQLTTNGRPDPRLYGLGNIAAGSLFFTFGIPSLVDRSQDIVGAILQHAETVTAATQENEDVLLTV; this is encoded by the coding sequence ATGTCCCGTGGATTCTCGATCGGCATCGTCGGAGGAGGCGCGGCTGCAGTCTGCTTGATCGACGCGTTGTCGCGAACACAAAGCGAACCGGGCAGCCTCACGGTCTTCGAACCGTCACCGCACCTGTGGCGCGGGCGTGCCTACCAGGTCGACACCGAGACCCTCAAGGTCAACGCGACCCCCGACGACATGTCCGTGCGCGCCGGCGACCTCCGGCACTTCGAGAACTGGCTGGAGACGCGGGACAAGGTCATAGGGGTACGCACCGGAGTCGACCGCTGGTCCGGGAGCCGCTTCGCCCCCCGGACCGTCTACGGCGAGTACCTGGAGCAGACCGCCTACGCCGCGCTCGGCGAACTGCGCCGCCAGGGCTGGCGGGTCGACCTCGTCGGCGAGGGGGTCACCTCCGCGAGCCGCGCGGCCAACCGCGTCCTGCTGCGCACGGGCAACGGCCGTGCCCGCGCCTTCGACTACGCCATCCTGTGCGTCGGCGGCGACAGCCCCAAGGACGTCTACGGTCTGGGCGACACCCCCGGCTTCGTCGGGGACCCGTACCCGATCGTCAACAAGCTGGCCGACGTCGGGGAACGGGAGCACGTCGCGATCATCGGCAGCGGCCTGACCGCCATCGACATCATCCTGTCGCTGGCCGCGCAGGGCCACCAGGGCAAGATCAGCCTGCTGTCCCGGCGCGGGGTCCTGCCCGGCGTACGGCAGAAGGCGGTCCCCTTCGAGCTGCGGCACTTCACCCCGCACCGGATGGAGGAGCTGGCCGCGATCCACCCCGAGGTCACCCTCGAGGACATCGCCACCATCATGCGGGCCGAGTTCCGCGATGTCGGCGCCGACCTCGACGCGGTGGTCTCGGAGATCATCCGCGTCGACCTGGAAGACCCGGTCGACCGGCTGCGCCGGCAGATCGAAGAGGTCGACTCCCCCCACATGGGCCTGCGCATCCTCCAGCGCGCCGTCCCCGAGACCGGCCCCGACGTCTGGCCGATGCTGCGCGAACAGGACAAGGTCCAGCTGCTGCGCGCCCACTACCGCACGATCATGAGCCTGTGCTGCCCCATGCCGCCCGGCAGCGCCGGAGTCCTCCTCGACCTCGTCGAGGCCGACAAGCTGGAGATCGTCGCGGGCCTGCAGAACATCACCCCGCACCCCGAGGCCGGCTTCGACGTCGTCACCGCCGAGGGACACGACTTCACGGCCGACCGCGTCATCAGCGCGGTCAACGCCTCCGAGGGGCGCATCCCCACCAGCGCCGCGCCCCTGGTCACCTCGCTGATGCGCAGCCGCGTCGCCAGCCGGCACCCCCACGGCGGCCTGCACATAGCGCGCCCGACCAGCCAGCTCACCACCAACGGCCGGCCCGACCCGCGCCTGTACGGGCTCGGCAACATCGCCGCCGGCTCGCTCTTCTTCACCTTCGGCATCCCCTCCCTGGTCGACCGCAGCCAGGACATCGTCGGCGCGATCCTGCAGCACGCCGAGACCGTCACGGCCGCGACCCAGGAGAACGAGGACGTCCTGCTCACGGTCTAG
- a CDS encoding class II aldolase/adducin family protein gives MSVIETDRPAYLADTHTGLPIPSEPVFATHEETRRHRKQRLAAALRLFGKYGFGEGISGHISVRDPEHEDRFWVNPFGVSFNLVRVADLICVDSAGTVVEGKHRVNPSAFVIHSAIHEMQPGATAAAHGHTAHSRALGALGRLLDPIDQESAAFYNRQVLYEEYEGPSVSAELGRDIAEKLGDNRAILLRHHGLITVGGSLDEAVHWFFTYDSCAQVQLLARAAGTPKSFTHEQAVAAGDGFGNEQLGWFSFQLLWDEIIREQPDFLEED, from the coding sequence ATGAGCGTCATCGAGACCGACCGGCCCGCCTACCTGGCGGACACGCACACCGGCCTGCCGATCCCGAGCGAGCCGGTCTTCGCCACCCACGAGGAGACGCGCCGCCACCGCAAGCAGCGGCTCGCCGCCGCACTGCGGCTGTTCGGCAAGTACGGCTTCGGTGAGGGCATCTCGGGCCACATCTCGGTCCGCGACCCGGAGCACGAGGACCGGTTCTGGGTGAACCCCTTCGGCGTCTCCTTCAACCTGGTCCGCGTCGCCGACCTCATCTGCGTGGACTCGGCGGGCACTGTCGTGGAGGGCAAGCACCGGGTCAACCCCAGTGCGTTCGTCATCCACTCGGCCATCCACGAGATGCAGCCGGGCGCCACGGCGGCCGCCCACGGCCACACCGCGCACTCCCGCGCGCTGGGCGCCCTGGGCCGCCTGCTGGACCCCATCGACCAGGAGTCCGCGGCCTTCTACAACCGCCAGGTCCTCTACGAGGAGTACGAGGGTCCCTCGGTCTCCGCCGAACTCGGCCGCGACATCGCGGAGAAGCTGGGCGACAACCGCGCGATCCTGCTGCGCCACCACGGCCTGATAACCGTCGGCGGATCGCTCGACGAGGCCGTGCACTGGTTCTTCACCTACGACAGCTGCGCCCAGGTGCAGCTGCTCGCCCGGGCGGCGGGCACGCCCAAGAGCTTCACCCATGAGCAGGCCGTCGCCGCCGGGGACGGCTTCGGCAACGAGCAGCTGGGCTGGTTCAGCTTCCAGCTCCTCTGGGACGAGATCATCCGCGAGCAGCCCGACTTCCTCGAAGAGGACTAG
- a CDS encoding NAD(P)-dependent oxidoreductase, translating into MNILLFGASGHIGSAIAGELLSRGHAVTGVTRTGEIAGNGHEGLKVIAGDATDADTVAELSAAGYDAVASAVGPKLGVDDDHKIIVGAANALIEGLTRSGVRRVVVLGGAGSLEVSPGVKVIDNPNFPAVWKQNALAQSEALGLYRQAGSLDWTFISPAAQIEPGERTGTYRVGGEQLLVDAEGKSRISIADYAVAFADVLERGEAIQSRITVAY; encoded by the coding sequence ATGAACATCCTGCTTTTCGGAGCCAGCGGGCACATCGGCAGCGCCATCGCCGGCGAACTGCTCTCCCGCGGCCACGCCGTCACCGGCGTGACCCGCACCGGCGAGATCGCGGGCAACGGCCACGAAGGCCTGAAGGTGATCGCCGGTGACGCCACCGACGCGGACACCGTGGCCGAACTGTCCGCGGCGGGCTACGACGCCGTCGCCTCGGCCGTCGGCCCCAAGCTCGGCGTCGACGACGACCACAAGATCATCGTCGGTGCGGCCAACGCGCTCATCGAGGGCCTCACGCGCAGCGGCGTACGCCGTGTCGTGGTCCTCGGCGGCGCCGGCAGCCTGGAGGTCTCCCCGGGCGTCAAGGTCATCGACAACCCGAACTTCCCGGCCGTCTGGAAGCAGAACGCCCTCGCCCAGAGCGAGGCGCTCGGCCTCTACCGCCAGGCCGGCTCCCTGGACTGGACGTTCATCTCCCCGGCCGCCCAGATCGAGCCCGGTGAGCGCACCGGGACCTATCGCGTCGGCGGTGAGCAGCTCCTGGTGGACGCCGAAGGCAAGAGCCGGATCAGCATCGCGGACTACGCGGTCGCCTTCGCGGACGTACTGGAGCGCGGAGAAGCGATCCAGTCCCGCATCACCGTCGCCTACTGA
- a CDS encoding multidrug effflux MFS transporter: protein MTSPATPKSAGIVRFAIILGALTALGPLANDAYMPGLPQIAEDLNTSASAAQLSLTACLLGLGIGQLIAGPVSDALGRRRPLIAGLALFAVTALLCAFAPDIWTLVGLRALQGLGGATGIVIASAVVRDRHTGPAAARFFAMLMLITGIAPILAPVLGGQLMLVTSWKGIFIALAIVGALMLFGVAGALPETHPAERRVRGGLKATGPIFRRLLGDRVFVGYNLACGFAFAAMFAYISGSTFVLQSIHGMSPQAYSVVFGVNALGLVIAAQVSGRIVHKTGPRALLASGLALSAVGGLGLLAVVLTDAGLAPLLVALFLVVSSVGLVLPNSFALALQDHGDVAGSAAALLGLSQHLIGAAVVPLVGLAGEDSAVPMGIVIAVLGVGGLLFFGLTKGHQAAGEEAGAPAPGAQAPSARSSEVREPV, encoded by the coding sequence ATGACTTCACCCGCCACACCGAAGAGCGCCGGCATCGTCCGGTTCGCCATCATCCTCGGTGCACTCACCGCCCTCGGCCCGCTGGCCAACGACGCCTACATGCCGGGCCTCCCGCAGATCGCCGAGGACCTGAACACGAGCGCCTCGGCCGCCCAGCTCAGCCTCACCGCCTGCCTGCTGGGCCTCGGCATCGGCCAGCTCATCGCCGGACCCGTCAGCGACGCGCTCGGCCGCCGCCGTCCGCTCATCGCCGGTCTGGCACTGTTCGCCGTCACCGCCCTGCTGTGCGCCTTCGCCCCCGACATCTGGACGCTGGTCGGCCTGCGCGCCCTCCAGGGCCTCGGCGGCGCCACCGGCATCGTCATCGCCTCCGCGGTCGTGCGCGACCGGCACACCGGGCCCGCCGCGGCCCGGTTCTTCGCGATGCTGATGCTCATCACCGGCATCGCCCCGATCCTGGCCCCCGTCCTCGGCGGCCAGCTGATGCTCGTCACCTCGTGGAAGGGCATCTTCATCGCCCTGGCGATCGTCGGCGCCCTGATGCTCTTCGGCGTCGCCGGAGCCCTGCCGGAGACGCACCCCGCCGAACGGCGCGTGCGCGGCGGACTCAAGGCCACCGGCCCGATCTTCCGCCGGCTGCTCGGCGACCGCGTGTTCGTCGGCTACAACCTGGCCTGCGGCTTCGCCTTCGCCGCGATGTTCGCGTACATCTCCGGCTCGACCTTCGTGCTCCAGTCCATCCACGGGATGTCCCCGCAGGCCTACAGCGTCGTCTTCGGCGTCAACGCCCTCGGCCTGGTCATCGCCGCGCAGGTCAGCGGGCGCATCGTGCACAAGACCGGCCCGCGCGCCCTGCTCGCCTCCGGTCTGGCCCTCTCCGCGGTCGGCGGCCTCGGGCTGCTCGCCGTCGTCCTCACCGACGCCGGTCTGGCCCCGCTGCTCGTCGCGCTCTTCCTGGTGGTCTCCAGCGTCGGCCTCGTCCTGCCGAACTCCTTCGCACTGGCCCTCCAGGACCACGGCGACGTGGCCGGCTCGGCCGCCGCGCTGCTGGGCCTGTCCCAGCACCTGATCGGCGCGGCAGTGGTCCCGCTCGTCGGTCTCGCCGGCGAGGACAGCGCGGTTCCGATGGGCATCGTCATCGCCGTCCTCGGCGTCGGCGGTCTGCTCTTCTTCGGCCTCACCAAGGGCCACCAGGCCGCCGGAGAGGAAGCCGGCGCTCCGGCGCCCGGGGCGCAGGCCCCTTCGGCCCGGTCCTCCGAGGTCCGCGAGCCGGTCTAG
- a CDS encoding class II 3-deoxy-7-phosphoheptulonate synthase: MTLATHATAVDSWRLLPAAQQPSYPDPVALRSALDDLASYPPLVFAGECDRLRDRLADVARGEAFVLQGGDCAETFDAVSSDQVRDKVRTLLQMAAVLTYASSVPVVKIGRIAGQYSKPRSKPTEIRDGVELPVYRGDSVNGLAFTPESRTPDPERLKRMYHSSAATLNLVRAFTTGGYADLRQVHEWNRDFVAASPVGERYERLAGDIDDALTFLAACGADPAAVHSSEIFASHEALLLDYEAALTRVDARTGKPYDVSGHMIWIGERTRQLDGAHVEFASSVQNPIGVKLGPTTSAGEALRLIDKLDPERVPGRLTLITRMGARNIREILPELIDKVTAEGARPAWICDPMHGNTFEAPSGHKTRHFDDVLDEVTGFFEVHRALGTHPGGIHIELTGDDVTECVGGGAEVRLADLGQRYESACDPRLNRKQSLDLAFRVAELYRNRGTAVSARREAVPAAA, from the coding sequence ATGACCCTCGCCACGCACGCCACGGCCGTCGACTCCTGGCGGCTGCTGCCCGCCGCCCAGCAGCCGTCCTACCCCGACCCGGTCGCCCTGCGCTCCGCGCTCGACGACCTCGCCTCCTACCCGCCCCTGGTCTTCGCCGGCGAGTGCGACCGGCTGCGCGACCGGCTCGCCGACGTCGCCCGGGGCGAGGCCTTCGTTCTCCAGGGCGGGGACTGCGCCGAGACCTTCGACGCCGTCAGCTCCGACCAGGTCCGCGACAAGGTCCGCACCCTGCTCCAGATGGCCGCCGTCCTCACCTACGCGAGCTCCGTGCCCGTGGTGAAGATCGGCCGGATCGCCGGGCAGTACTCCAAGCCGCGCTCCAAGCCCACCGAGATCCGCGACGGTGTCGAACTGCCCGTCTACCGCGGCGACTCCGTCAACGGCCTCGCCTTCACCCCCGAGTCCCGCACCCCGGACCCCGAGCGGCTCAAGCGGATGTACCACTCCTCCGCCGCCACCCTGAACCTCGTACGGGCCTTCACCACCGGCGGCTACGCCGACCTGCGCCAGGTCCACGAGTGGAACCGCGACTTCGTCGCCGCCTCCCCGGTCGGCGAGCGCTACGAGCGCCTCGCCGGGGACATCGACGACGCCCTCACCTTCCTCGCCGCCTGCGGCGCCGACCCGGCCGCCGTCCACTCCTCCGAGATCTTCGCCAGCCACGAGGCGCTGCTCTTGGACTACGAGGCCGCGCTCACCCGCGTCGACGCCCGTACCGGGAAGCCGTACGACGTCTCCGGCCACATGATCTGGATCGGCGAGCGCACCCGACAACTGGACGGTGCCCACGTCGAGTTCGCCTCCAGTGTGCAGAACCCCATCGGCGTCAAGCTCGGCCCCACGACCTCCGCCGGCGAGGCCCTGCGCCTCATCGACAAGCTCGACCCGGAGCGCGTGCCCGGCCGTCTCACCCTCATCACCCGGATGGGCGCCCGCAACATCCGCGAGATCCTCCCCGAGCTCATCGACAAGGTCACCGCCGAGGGCGCGCGCCCCGCGTGGATCTGCGACCCGATGCACGGCAACACCTTCGAGGCGCCCAGCGGCCACAAGACCCGCCACTTCGACGACGTCCTCGACGAGGTCACCGGCTTCTTCGAGGTCCACCGCGCGCTCGGCACCCACCCCGGCGGCATCCACATCGAGCTGACCGGCGACGACGTCACCGAATGCGTCGGGGGCGGCGCCGAGGTCCGGCTCGCCGACCTCGGGCAGCGCTACGAGTCCGCGTGCGACCCGCGCCTGAACCGCAAGCAGTCGCTCGACCTGGCCTTCCGGGTCGCCGAGCTGTACCGGAACCGCGGAACGGCGGTCTCGGCCCGCCGCGAAGCCGTACCGGCCGCCGCCTGA
- the aroH gene encoding chorismate mutase, giving the protein MSVRALRGAIQLEVDERGHLLDGVRKLFQEMLLANGLDQDDLVSVLFTATPDLVSEFPAVAARELGVVDVPLMCAQELDIAGSLPRVVRILAYAETDLPRPEVKHIYLGGAAALRQDLVTAGESR; this is encoded by the coding sequence ATGTCCGTGCGTGCCCTGCGCGGTGCCATCCAGCTGGAAGTCGACGAGCGGGGCCACCTGCTGGACGGGGTCCGCAAGCTGTTCCAGGAGATGCTCCTCGCCAACGGGCTCGACCAGGACGACCTGGTCAGCGTGCTCTTCACGGCGACCCCGGACCTGGTCAGCGAGTTCCCGGCGGTGGCCGCCCGGGAACTGGGCGTCGTCGACGTGCCCTTGATGTGCGCGCAGGAACTGGACATCGCCGGGTCCCTGCCCCGCGTGGTGCGGATCCTCGCGTACGCCGAGACGGACCTGCCCAGGCCCGAGGTCAAGCACATCTACCTGGGCGGCGCGGCCGCCCTGCGCCAGGACCTGGTCACCGCCGGGGAATCCAGATGA
- a CDS encoding prephenate dehydrogenase, translating into MRSAAVVGTGLIGTSIALALSRRGVAVHLMDENDSAARTAASLGAGTLGAPKTTVDLAVLAVPPAQVGTVLAAQQRLGLARSYTDVASVKTEPEIGVLAAGADPVTFIGGHPMAGRERSGPLAACATLFEGRSWVLTPTAHTSRDALNMALMMVSLCGAVPVVMDSDAHDRAVARVSHTPHVVASLMAARLQHLQEDACRLAGQGLRDVTRIAGGDPRLWSDILESNATAVADVLTELAEDLQVTVAALRGLATDDADERAQGTTLLADLLGRGISGRDRIPGKHGHPVPACAPVRVLIGDQPGELARLLANAAELGVNIEDMTIDHSPGDESGLVELMVARGTAVTMSQGLMSAGWRVQRMGPIEAPPVAVGV; encoded by the coding sequence ATCCGCTCCGCCGCGGTGGTGGGGACGGGCCTCATCGGAACCTCCATCGCCCTGGCCCTGTCCCGCCGCGGGGTGGCCGTCCACCTCATGGACGAGAACGACTCGGCCGCCCGCACCGCCGCCTCGCTCGGCGCCGGCACCCTCGGCGCCCCGAAGACCACCGTGGACCTGGCCGTACTGGCCGTCCCGCCGGCCCAGGTCGGCACCGTGCTCGCCGCCCAGCAGAGGCTGGGCCTGGCCCGCTCGTACACCGACGTCGCCAGCGTCAAGACCGAGCCGGAGATCGGGGTCCTCGCCGCCGGCGCCGACCCCGTCACCTTCATCGGCGGACACCCCATGGCCGGCCGGGAGCGCTCCGGCCCGCTCGCCGCCTGCGCCACCCTCTTCGAGGGCCGCTCCTGGGTGCTGACCCCCACGGCCCACACCAGCCGCGACGCGCTCAACATGGCGCTCATGATGGTCTCCCTGTGCGGGGCGGTGCCCGTCGTCATGGACAGCGACGCGCACGACCGGGCCGTGGCCCGCGTCTCCCACACCCCGCACGTGGTCGCCTCGCTGATGGCCGCCCGCCTCCAGCACCTCCAGGAGGACGCCTGCCGCCTCGCCGGGCAGGGGCTGCGCGACGTGACCCGGATCGCCGGGGGCGACCCCCGGCTGTGGAGCGACATCCTGGAGTCCAACGCCACCGCGGTCGCCGACGTGCTGACCGAACTCGCCGAGGACCTCCAGGTCACGGTGGCCGCCCTGCGGGGCCTCGCCACCGACGACGCCGACGAACGCGCCCAGGGCACCACGCTCCTGGCCGACCTGCTCGGCCGCGGCATCAGCGGCCGCGACCGCATCCCCGGCAAGCACGGACACCCGGTACCCGCCTGCGCGCCGGTCCGGGTCCTGATCGGGGACCAGCCCGGCGAACTCGCCCGGCTCCTCGCGAACGCCGCCGAACTCGGCGTCAACATCGAGGACATGACCATCGACCACTCGCCCGGCGACGAGAGCGGCCTGGTCGAGCTGATGGTCGCCCGCGGGACCGCCGTGACCATGTCGCAGGGCCTGATGAGCGCGGGCTGGCGGGTCCAGCGGATGGGGCCGATCGAGGCTCCGCCGGTGGCCGTCGGAGTCTGA
- the aroC gene encoding chorismate synthase, whose product MSTLRWLTAGESHGPALTAVLEGLPAGVEISTKAVADSLARRRLGHGRGARMAFERDEVTFLGGVRHGLTQGGPVSIQVGNTEWPKWETVMSADGVDPEVPAGGARNAPLSRPRPGHADLAGMQKYGFGDARPVLERASARETAARVAVGEVARAFLSQAYGITIVSHVVSLGAAAAPEGVVPGPDDTARVDGDPVRCLDPAASAAMVAEVDRAHKNGDTLGGVVEVLAYGLPPGLGSYVHGDRRIDSRLAAALMGIQAIKGVEFGDGFGLAQLPGSLAHDEIERDEAGALRRRTARSGGVEGGMTTGEPLRVRAAMKPIATVPRALATIDVATGEPAVAHHQRSDVCAVPAAAVVAEAMTALVLAHAALEKFGGDSLAETARNHRGYLENLAVR is encoded by the coding sequence TTGAGTACTTTGCGATGGCTCACCGCGGGCGAATCGCACGGCCCCGCCCTCACCGCCGTCCTCGAAGGCCTGCCCGCCGGGGTGGAGATCTCCACCAAGGCCGTCGCCGACTCCCTGGCCCGACGCCGCCTCGGCCACGGCCGGGGCGCCCGGATGGCTTTCGAGCGGGACGAGGTGACCTTCCTCGGCGGGGTCCGCCACGGCCTCACCCAGGGCGGACCGGTGTCGATCCAGGTCGGCAACACCGAATGGCCCAAGTGGGAGACGGTGATGTCCGCCGACGGCGTGGACCCGGAGGTGCCGGCCGGCGGGGCGCGCAACGCCCCCCTCTCGCGCCCCCGCCCCGGCCACGCCGACCTCGCCGGGATGCAGAAGTACGGGTTCGGCGACGCCCGGCCGGTGCTGGAGCGGGCCAGTGCCCGCGAGACCGCCGCCCGTGTCGCCGTCGGCGAGGTCGCCCGCGCCTTCCTGTCGCAGGCGTACGGGATCACGATCGTCAGCCACGTCGTCTCGCTCGGCGCGGCAGCCGCCCCCGAGGGCGTGGTGCCCGGGCCGGACGACACCGCGCGCGTGGACGGCGACCCGGTGCGCTGCCTGGACCCCGCAGCATCCGCCGCGATGGTCGCCGAGGTCGACCGGGCCCACAAGAACGGCGACACCCTCGGCGGAGTCGTCGAGGTGCTCGCGTACGGACTTCCGCCGGGCCTGGGCAGTTACGTCCACGGCGACCGGCGCATCGACTCCCGGCTCGCGGCCGCCCTCATGGGCATCCAGGCCATCAAGGGCGTCGAGTTCGGCGACGGCTTCGGCCTCGCCCAGCTCCCCGGCTCCCTCGCCCACGACGAGATCGAGCGGGACGAGGCGGGCGCCCTTCGCCGCCGCACCGCCCGCTCCGGCGGGGTCGAGGGCGGCATGACCACCGGCGAACCGCTGCGGGTGCGCGCCGCCATGAAGCCCATCGCCACCGTGCCGCGCGCCCTGGCCACCATCGACGTCGCCACCGGCGAGCCGGCCGTCGCCCACCACCAGCGCTCCGACGTCTGCGCGGTGCCCGCGGCGGCCGTCGTGGCCGAGGCGATGACGGCGCTGGTCCTCGCGCATGCCGCGCTGGAGAAGTTCGGCGGGGACTCCCTCGCCGAGACCGCCCGCAACCACCGGGGCTACCTCGAGAACCTGGCCGTCCGGTGA